Part of the Streptomyces showdoensis genome is shown below.
ACCACCACAACTGGGACCAGGTCGTCCACGGGCTCGCCCTGCGCCACCGGGTGCTCGTCTACGACCGCCGCGGGCACAGCGCGAGCGAGCGGCCGGCCGGACAGGGCTCGCGGCGCGAGGACGAGGACGACCTGGCCGCGCTGATGGAGGCGCTGGGCTTCGCGCCCGCGTTCGTCGCGGGCAACTCCTTCGGCGCCTCCACCGCCCTCGGGCTCGCCGCCCGCAGGCCCGGGCTGTTCCGGGCCCTCGCCGTCCACGAGCCCCCGCTGCTCGACCTCGCCGCCGAGGTGCCCGAGCACCGGGAGGAGGTGGCCGCCACGCGCGGGCGGCTCGACGCCGTCGCCGCCCTGGTACGGGCGGGCGACCCGCTCACCGCCGCCCGGACCTTCGTGGACGGGGTGGCCTTCGGGCCCGGCGAGTGGGAGCGGTTCCCTCAGCGGCTGCGGGACACCTTCGTCGCCAACGCCCCCACCTTCCTCGACGAGCAGGGCGACCCGGGCTGGGCCGCCCTCGACGTGGCCGGGCTGCGGCGCTGCGCCGCCCCCGTGCTCCTCACCCGGGGCTCACGGAGCCCGAGCTGGTTCCGGGCGGTCTACGACCGGGTCGCCGGGGCACTGCCGGGCGCGCGCACCCGGGTCTTCGAGGGCGCCGGTCACGTGCCGCACGTGAGCCATCCGCAGCGGTACGTGGAGGAGCTGACGGCCTTCTTCGCGACGGCGGGGTGAACCGGGCGGGGCGTCAGGCCCCGCCGGGCGCCTCCGGCTCGGCGACCCGCTGCAACAGCCCGTGCAGCACGGCCCGTTCGTCCTCGGTCAGCGGATGGAGCAGGTCGTCGGTGACGCGGCGGCT
Proteins encoded:
- a CDS encoding alpha/beta fold hydrolase, whose amino-acid sequence is MAEVEVDGARLFYEAGGDGAPLVLVHGSWGDHHNWDQVVHGLALRHRVLVYDRRGHSASERPAGQGSRREDEDDLAALMEALGFAPAFVAGNSFGASTALGLAARRPGLFRALAVHEPPLLDLAAEVPEHREEVAATRGRLDAVAALVRAGDPLTAARTFVDGVAFGPGEWERFPQRLRDTFVANAPTFLDEQGDPGWAALDVAGLRRCAAPVLLTRGSRSPSWFRAVYDRVAGALPGARTRVFEGAGHVPHVSHPQRYVEELTAFFATAG